The following coding sequences are from one Lolium rigidum isolate FL_2022 chromosome 6, APGP_CSIRO_Lrig_0.1, whole genome shotgun sequence window:
- the LOC124663704 gene encoding transcription factor MYBS3-like: protein MTRRCSHCSNNGHNARTCPARGLSGGVGSGGGGGGVRLFGVQLTSPPVAAMKKSASMSCIASSLGGGSGGSSPAAGAGGGARGGGEGAQGYVSDDALHASCSTNGRGERKKGTPWTEEEHRMFLLGLQKLGKGDWRGISRSFVVSRTPTQVASHAQKYFIRQTNSSRRKRRSSLFDMVPVMPMDESPDGVEEFMLCDTQDEGISSNKMSLFHIGEQDEAEFDGDLPTLQLRKHQESEFAGPSLEAPNLEMNHAVSFNAAPVPIMPTFYPALLPSSLALWPTNVATPEEAGTTHEVLKPTPLSGKEGIKADEIVSMSKLSIGDGSSGSMEPSALSLQLTGSTNTRQSAFHVNPSMARTDLSNGNNSPIHAV, encoded by the exons ATGACGAGGCGGTGCTCGCACTGCAGCAACAACGGCCACAACGCGCGCACCTGTCCCGCCCGCGGCCTCAGCGGCGGCGTCggcagcggaggcggaggcggaggcgtgagGCTGTTCGGCGTGCAGCTCAcgtcgccgccggtggcggcgatGAAGAAGAGCGCCAGCATGAGCTGCATCGCGTCGTCGCTCGGTGGCGGGTCCGGGGGCTCATCGCCGGCGGCGGGGGCAGGGGGCGGAGCCAGGGGTGGCGGAGAGGGCGCCCAGGGGTACGTCTCCGACGACGCCTTGCACGCCTCCTGCTCGACCAATGGCCGGGGCGAGCGCAAGAAAG GTACACCTTGGACTGAAGAAGAGCATAGAATGTTTCTGTTGGGTCTTCAGAAGCTTGGTAAAGGAGACTGGCGAGGGATATCTCGTAGTTTTGTTGTTTCCAGGACCCCAACTCAGGTGGCCAGCCATGCGCAGAAGTACTTTATTAGACAGACAAACTCGTCAAGACGGAAGAGGAGGTCAAGCTTATTTGATATGGTCCCAGTAATG CCAATGGACGAGTCCCCCGATGGCGTGGAAGAGTTTATGCTTTGTGATACTCAAGATGAAGGAATAAGTTCAAATAAGATGTCACTGTTTCATATTGGTGAACAGGATGAAGCAGAGTTTGATGGAGATCTGCCAACGTTGCAACTAAGGAAGCATCAGGAATCTGAATTTGCGGGGCCTTCATTAGAAGCTCCAAATTTGGAGATGAACCATGCCGTATCATTCAATGCCGCACCTGTCCCGATAATGCCGACTTTCTACCCAGCATTGCTCCCTTCTTCACTAGCACTTTGGCCAACAAATGTTGCTACTCCGGAAGAAGCAGGCACAACACATGAAGTCCTAAAGCCAACTCCTTTGAGTGGGAAGGAAGGGATTAAGGCAGATGAGATTGTCAGTATGTCCAAGCTCAGCATTGGTGATGGTAGCTCCGGCTCAATGGAACCTTCTGCCCTTTCCCTTCAGCTTACCGGGTCAACAAATACAAGGCAATCAGCTTTTCATGTGAACCCTTCAATGGCTAGAACTGACCTAAGTAATGGAAACAACAGCCCTATTCATGCAGTTTGA